One Panthera leo isolate Ple1 chromosome B1, P.leo_Ple1_pat1.1, whole genome shotgun sequence DNA window includes the following coding sequences:
- the PLRG1 gene encoding pleiotropic regulator 1 isoform X1, which translates to MVEEVQKHSVHTLVFRSLKRTHDMFVADNGKPVPLDEESHKRKMAIKLRNEYGPVLHMPTSKENFKEKCPQNASDSYGHKQYPANQGQEVEYLVTGTHPYPPGPGVALTADTKIQRMPSESAAQSLAVALPSSQTRVDANRNAPAGGEYRHPAAADRSQPAGMTSAVMEAGNAKNSALMAKKAPTMPKPQWHPPWKLYRVISGHLGWVRCIAVEPGNQWFVTGSADRTIKIWDLASGKLKLSLTGHISTVRGVIVSTRSPYLFSCGEDKQVKCWDLEYNKVIRHYHGHLSAVYGLDLHPTIDVLVTCSRDSTARIWDVRTKASVHTLSGHTNAVATVRCQAAEPQIITGSHDTTIRLWDLVAGKTRVTLTNHKKSVRAVVLHPKHYTFASGSPDNIKQWKFPDGSFIQNLSGHNAIINTLTVNSDGVLVSGADNGTMHLWDWRTGYNFQRVHAAVQPGSLDSESGIFACAFDQSESRLLTAEADKTIKVYKEDDTATEETHPVSWKPEIIKRKRF; encoded by the exons ATGGTCGAG GAGGTACAAAAACATTCTGTGCACACACTTGTGTTCAGGTCATTGAAGAGAACCCATGACATGTTTGTAGCTGATAATGGAAAACCTGTGCCTTTGGATGAAGAGAG tcacaAACGGAAAATGGCAATCAAGCTGCGTAATGAGTATGGTCCTGTGTTGCATATGCCtacttcaaaagaaaattttaaagagaaatgtccTCAGAATGCATCGGATTCATATGGTCATAAACAATATCCTGCCAATCAAG gacAAGAAGTTGAATATTTGGTGACAGGTACACATCCATATCCACCAGGACCTG gGGTTGCTTTGACTGCAGATACTAAGATCCAAAGAATGCCAAGTGAATCAGCCGCTCAGTCCTTAGCTGTGGCATTACCTTCTTCTCAGACCAG GGTTGACGCAAATCGTAATGCACCTGCTGGAGGTGAATACCGACATCCGGCGGCTGCTGACCGTTCACAGCCTGCAGGGATGACTTCA GCTGTTATGGAGGCTGGCAATGCCAAGAACTCTGCACTGATGGCTAAAAAAGCCCCTACAATGCCCAAACCCCAGTGGCACCCACCATGGAAACTGTACAGG GTGATCAGTGGACATCTTGGCTGGGTTCGCTGTATTGCTGTAGAACCCGGAAACCAGTGGTTTGTAACTGGATCTGCTGACAGAACTATAAAG ATCTGGGACTTGGCTAGTGGCAAATTAAAACTGTCCTTAACTGGGCACATTAGTACAGTGCGTGGTGTGATAGTAAGCACACGGAGCCCTTACCTGTTCTCCTGTGGAGAAGACAAACAAGTCAAATGCTGGGATCTTGAATATAATAAG GTTATAAGGCACTATCATGGACATCTGAGTGCAGTGTATGGTTTGGATTTGCACCCAACAATTGATGTGCTGGTAACCTGTAGTCGAGATTCAACTGCACGG atttgggatGTGAGAACTAAAGCCAGTGTGCACACATTATCTGGACATACAAATGCAGTTGCTACAGTGAGGTGTCAAGCTGCAGAACCACAAATTATTACTG GAAGCCATGATACTACAATACGATTATGGGATTTGGTGGCTGGAAAAACAAGAGTCACATTAACAAATCACAAAAAATCCGTCAGGGCTGTGGTTTTACATCCTAAACA TTACACATTTGCATCTGGCTCTCCAGATAACATAAAACAGTGGAAATTCCCTGATGGAAGTTTTATTCAAAATCTTTCTGGTCATAATGCTATTATTAACACACTGACAGTAAATTCTGATGGAGTGCTTGTTTCTGGAG ctgACAATGGCACTATGCATCTTTGGGACTGGAGAACTGGCTATAATTTCCAGAGAGTTCATGCAGCTGTGCAGCCTGGATCTTTGGATAGTGAATCAGGAATatttgcttgtgcttttgatcAGTCTGAAAGTCGGCTACTAACAGCTGAAGCTGATAAAACCATTAAAGTGTATAAAGAGGATGATACAGCG acaGAAGAAACTCATCCAGTCAGCTGGAAGCCAGAAATTATCaagagaaagagattttaa
- the PLRG1 gene encoding pleiotropic regulator 1 isoform X2 has product MAIKLRNEYGPVLHMPTSKENFKEKCPQNASDSYGHKQYPANQGQEVEYLVTGTHPYPPGPGVALTADTKIQRMPSESAAQSLAVALPSSQTRVDANRNAPAGGEYRHPAAADRSQPAGMTSAVMEAGNAKNSALMAKKAPTMPKPQWHPPWKLYRVISGHLGWVRCIAVEPGNQWFVTGSADRTIKIWDLASGKLKLSLTGHISTVRGVIVSTRSPYLFSCGEDKQVKCWDLEYNKVIRHYHGHLSAVYGLDLHPTIDVLVTCSRDSTARIWDVRTKASVHTLSGHTNAVATVRCQAAEPQIITGSHDTTIRLWDLVAGKTRVTLTNHKKSVRAVVLHPKHYTFASGSPDNIKQWKFPDGSFIQNLSGHNAIINTLTVNSDGVLVSGADNGTMHLWDWRTGYNFQRVHAAVQPGSLDSESGIFACAFDQSESRLLTAEADKTIKVYKEDDTATEETHPVSWKPEIIKRKRF; this is encoded by the exons ATGGCAATCAAGCTGCGTAATGAGTATGGTCCTGTGTTGCATATGCCtacttcaaaagaaaattttaaagagaaatgtccTCAGAATGCATCGGATTCATATGGTCATAAACAATATCCTGCCAATCAAG gacAAGAAGTTGAATATTTGGTGACAGGTACACATCCATATCCACCAGGACCTG gGGTTGCTTTGACTGCAGATACTAAGATCCAAAGAATGCCAAGTGAATCAGCCGCTCAGTCCTTAGCTGTGGCATTACCTTCTTCTCAGACCAG GGTTGACGCAAATCGTAATGCACCTGCTGGAGGTGAATACCGACATCCGGCGGCTGCTGACCGTTCACAGCCTGCAGGGATGACTTCA GCTGTTATGGAGGCTGGCAATGCCAAGAACTCTGCACTGATGGCTAAAAAAGCCCCTACAATGCCCAAACCCCAGTGGCACCCACCATGGAAACTGTACAGG GTGATCAGTGGACATCTTGGCTGGGTTCGCTGTATTGCTGTAGAACCCGGAAACCAGTGGTTTGTAACTGGATCTGCTGACAGAACTATAAAG ATCTGGGACTTGGCTAGTGGCAAATTAAAACTGTCCTTAACTGGGCACATTAGTACAGTGCGTGGTGTGATAGTAAGCACACGGAGCCCTTACCTGTTCTCCTGTGGAGAAGACAAACAAGTCAAATGCTGGGATCTTGAATATAATAAG GTTATAAGGCACTATCATGGACATCTGAGTGCAGTGTATGGTTTGGATTTGCACCCAACAATTGATGTGCTGGTAACCTGTAGTCGAGATTCAACTGCACGG atttgggatGTGAGAACTAAAGCCAGTGTGCACACATTATCTGGACATACAAATGCAGTTGCTACAGTGAGGTGTCAAGCTGCAGAACCACAAATTATTACTG GAAGCCATGATACTACAATACGATTATGGGATTTGGTGGCTGGAAAAACAAGAGTCACATTAACAAATCACAAAAAATCCGTCAGGGCTGTGGTTTTACATCCTAAACA TTACACATTTGCATCTGGCTCTCCAGATAACATAAAACAGTGGAAATTCCCTGATGGAAGTTTTATTCAAAATCTTTCTGGTCATAATGCTATTATTAACACACTGACAGTAAATTCTGATGGAGTGCTTGTTTCTGGAG ctgACAATGGCACTATGCATCTTTGGGACTGGAGAACTGGCTATAATTTCCAGAGAGTTCATGCAGCTGTGCAGCCTGGATCTTTGGATAGTGAATCAGGAATatttgcttgtgcttttgatcAGTCTGAAAGTCGGCTACTAACAGCTGAAGCTGATAAAACCATTAAAGTGTATAAAGAGGATGATACAGCG acaGAAGAAACTCATCCAGTCAGCTGGAAGCCAGAAATTATCaagagaaagagattttaa